A genomic region of Pseudomonas migulae contains the following coding sequences:
- a CDS encoding glucose/quinate/shikimate family membrane-bound PQQ-dependent dehydrogenase, whose protein sequence is MNTSGAAGGSKWLLRGLGVLIALIGLGLAGGGGYLVSLGGSWYFLLMGLAMLVSGLMIARRMPLGARLYGVALILTAIWAVWDTGFEYWPLVSRVLTFAVIGLVVALIYPTLVRASGATAGRGAYGLAGILGVGVVATMAYMFVPTHVVKASAEPAVTPVAPGTEQKDWAHWGNTTAGNRFAALDQINKGNIDKLQVAWTFRTGDIPQSTGAGAEDQNTPLQIGDTVYTCTAYGKVFALDADTGAQRWKFDPQGTAPNWQRCRGLGYSEAPASSGNQPTACTKRLFLPTGDARLIAINADTGKPCEEFGNKGTVDLTTDMGEVKPGYYQQTSTPLVAGDVVIVGGRVADNYSTGEPPGVVRAYDVRNGELVWAWDPGNPNTTKRPPAGETYTRGTPNVWSAMSYDARLGLVYLPTGNATPDFFGGQRTAFDDKWNSSIVAIDVKTGQVRWHFQTTHHDLWDFDLPAQPLLYDVPDDKGGLQPALAQVTKQGEIFLLNRETGVPIARVEERPVPQGNVPGERYSPTQPFSVDMPSIGNKTLTEADMWGATPFDQLMCRIQFKGMRHEGVYTPPGMDRALQFPGSLGGMNWGSVSVDPNTNYMFVNDMRLGLANYMIPRSKIAAGASGIEMGVVPQEGTPFGAMRERFLSAAGIPCQKPPFGTMSAIDLKNHKLMWQVPVGTVQDTGPLGIRMHLPMPIGMPTLGASLATQSGLLFFAGTQDFYLRAFDTGNGNEIWKARLPVGSQSGPMTYVSPKTGKQYILLTVGGARQSTDRGDYVIAYALPE, encoded by the coding sequence ATGAATACTTCTGGGGCTGCTGGCGGCAGCAAATGGTTGCTGCGTGGGCTGGGTGTCCTGATTGCATTGATCGGGCTTGGACTGGCCGGCGGTGGTGGTTATCTCGTGTCGCTCGGCGGCAGTTGGTATTTCCTGCTGATGGGCCTGGCGATGCTGGTGTCCGGGCTGATGATCGCCCGTCGTATGCCGCTAGGCGCGCGGTTGTATGGTGTAGCGCTGATCCTTACTGCGATTTGGGCGGTGTGGGACACCGGCTTCGAATACTGGCCACTGGTTTCGCGCGTACTGACGTTTGCCGTGATCGGTCTGGTTGTCGCGCTGATCTACCCGACGCTCGTGCGCGCTTCAGGCGCGACGGCGGGTCGGGGTGCTTATGGCCTGGCCGGTATTCTGGGCGTCGGCGTCGTTGCAACGATGGCCTACATGTTCGTGCCGACCCACGTGGTCAAGGCCAGCGCTGAACCGGCTGTTACGCCTGTCGCACCGGGCACCGAGCAGAAAGACTGGGCCCACTGGGGCAATACCACTGCCGGCAACCGTTTTGCCGCACTGGACCAGATCAACAAGGGCAACATCGACAAGTTGCAGGTCGCGTGGACCTTCCGCACCGGCGACATCCCGCAAAGCACCGGCGCCGGCGCTGAAGACCAGAACACCCCGCTGCAAATCGGCGACACGGTCTACACCTGCACGGCCTACGGCAAGGTTTTCGCCCTCGACGCCGACACCGGCGCCCAACGCTGGAAATTCGACCCGCAAGGCACGGCGCCGAACTGGCAGCGGTGCCGTGGGCTGGGTTATTCCGAAGCCCCTGCGTCTTCGGGCAATCAGCCTACAGCCTGTACGAAACGTCTGTTTCTACCGACCGGCGATGCCCGTCTGATCGCGATCAATGCCGACACCGGCAAACCGTGTGAAGAGTTCGGCAACAAAGGCACGGTCGACCTGACCACCGACATGGGCGAAGTAAAACCGGGTTACTACCAGCAAACCTCGACGCCACTGGTCGCAGGTGACGTGGTGATCGTCGGTGGCCGCGTGGCCGACAACTATTCCACCGGCGAACCGCCAGGCGTCGTCCGCGCTTATGACGTGCGCAACGGTGAATTGGTGTGGGCGTGGGATCCGGGCAATCCGAACACCACCAAGCGCCCACCGGCCGGTGAGACGTATACCCGAGGCACACCGAACGTGTGGTCGGCGATGTCCTACGACGCCAGGCTCGGTCTGGTTTACCTGCCCACCGGCAACGCCACGCCAGACTTCTTCGGCGGCCAGCGCACGGCATTCGATGACAAATGGAACTCGTCCATCGTCGCCATCGACGTGAAGACCGGCCAGGTGCGCTGGCACTTCCAGACAACTCACCATGACCTGTGGGACTTCGACCTGCCCGCGCAACCGCTGCTGTACGACGTGCCGGACGACAAGGGCGGCCTGCAGCCGGCCTTGGCCCAAGTGACCAAACAGGGCGAGATCTTCCTGCTCAACCGTGAAACCGGCGTGCCGATCGCCCGTGTCGAAGAGCGCCCGGTGCCGCAAGGCAATGTGCCCGGCGAGCGCTACTCGCCGACCCAGCCGTTCTCGGTGGACATGCCGTCTATCGGCAACAAGACCCTGACGGAAGCGGACATGTGGGGCGCCACCCCGTTCGATCAGTTGATGTGCCGCATCCAGTTCAAAGGCATGCGCCACGAAGGCGTCTACACCCCGCCGGGCATGGACCGCGCCCTGCAATTCCCGGGCTCGCTGGGTGGCATGAACTGGGGCAGCGTCTCGGTTGATCCAAACACGAACTACATGTTCGTCAACGACATGCGCCTGGGACTCGCCAACTACATGATCCCACGCAGCAAGATCGCCGCCGGAGCCAGTGGCATCGAGATGGGCGTAGTGCCGCAGGAAGGCACACCGTTCGGTGCCATGCGCGAACGCTTCCTCTCGGCGGCCGGTATTCCGTGCCAGAAACCGCCGTTCGGCACGATGTCCGCCATCGACCTCAAAAACCACAAACTGATGTGGCAGGTCCCCGTCGGCACCGTGCAAGACACCGGTCCGCTGGGCATCCGCATGCACCTGCCAATGCCGATCGGCATGCCGACCCTCGGTGCGTCCCTGGCCACTCAGTCCGGCCTGTTGTTCTTCGCCGGTACTCAGGATTTCTACCTGCGTGCTTTCGATACCGGCAACGGGAATGAGATCTGGAAGGCGCGTTTGCCAGTCGGCAGTCAGTCCGGCCCGATGACTTACGTTTCACCGAAAACCGGCAAGCAGTACATCCTGTTGACGGTGGGTGGTGCGCGTCAGTCGACCGATCGTGGCGACTATGTGATTGCGTATGCGTTGCCTGAGTAA
- a CDS encoding Lrp/AsnC family transcriptional regulator has protein sequence MPDIRPPVLDEIDRQLIAALQINARESVAMLARQLGIARTTVTSRLARLEKARVITGYGVRLGQRVVDGGLQAYVGITVQPRSGKEVLRRLSAMAQVQQLCAVSGEFDYVAWLRTDSPEQLDQLLDQIGSVDGVEKTTTSIILSSKIDRGQPV, from the coding sequence TTGCCCGACATCCGCCCGCCCGTTCTTGACGAAATCGACCGCCAATTGATCGCCGCCCTGCAGATCAATGCCCGCGAAAGCGTGGCCATGCTTGCCCGGCAATTGGGTATCGCGCGCACCACTGTGACTTCGCGGTTGGCGCGGCTGGAAAAGGCCAGGGTCATCACCGGGTATGGCGTGCGGTTGGGTCAACGGGTGGTGGACGGCGGCTTGCAGGCATACGTTGGGATCACGGTGCAACCACGTTCCGGCAAGGAAGTGTTACGGCGGTTGAGTGCGATGGCCCAGGTGCAGCAGTTGTGTGCGGTCAGTGGCGAATTTGATTATGTGGCGTGGTTGAGGACTGATTCGCCAGAGCAGCTGGATCAGTTGCTGGATCAGATCGGGAGTGTGGATGGGGTGGAGAAGACGACTACGTCGATCATTCTCAGCAGCAAGATTGATCGCGGGCAGCCGGTTTAG
- a CDS encoding flavin monoamine oxidase family protein — translation MNKNNRHPADGKKPVTIFGPDFPFAFDDWIEHPAGLGSIPAHNHGAEVAIVGAGIAGLVAAYELMKLGLKPVVYEASKMGGRLRSQAFNGTDGIVAELGGMRFPVSSTAFYHYVDKLGLETKPFPNPLTPASGSTVIDLEGKTHYAQKLADLPALFQEVADAWADALEAGSQFSDIQQAIRDRDVPRLKELWNTLVPLWDDRTFYDFVATSEAFAKLSFHHREVFGQVGFGTGGWDSDFPNSMLEIFRVVMTNCDDHQHLVVGGVEQVPQGIWRHVPERCVHWPEGTSLKSLHRGAPRSGVKKIAHAPDGRFAVTDNNGDTREYAAVLTTCQSWLLTTQIECDETLFSQKMWMALDRTRYMQSSKTFVMVDRPFWKDKDPETGRDLMSMTLTDRLTRGTYLFDNGDDKPGVICLSYSWMSDALKMLPHPVEKRVKLALDSLKKIYPKVDIAARIIGDPITVSWEADPHFLGAFKGALPGHYRYNQRMYAHFMQDEMPAEQRGIFIAGDDVSWTPAWVEGAVQTSLNAVWGIMKHFGGETHAENPGPGDVFNEIGPIALPE, via the coding sequence ATGAACAAGAACAATCGCCATCCTGCAGACGGTAAAAAGCCAGTCACTATTTTCGGCCCGGACTTTCCGTTCGCCTTCGACGACTGGATCGAGCACCCGGCTGGCCTCGGCAGCATTCCTGCGCACAACCACGGTGCCGAAGTGGCGATTGTCGGCGCAGGCATCGCTGGATTGGTGGCTGCCTATGAACTGATGAAACTGGGCCTCAAGCCTGTCGTCTACGAAGCCTCGAAGATGGGCGGTCGTCTGCGCTCCCAGGCGTTCAACGGGACCGATGGCATCGTCGCCGAACTGGGCGGCATGCGCTTCCCGGTGTCGTCCACGGCGTTTTACCACTATGTCGACAAGCTCGGTCTCGAGACCAAACCCTTCCCGAACCCTTTGACGCCTGCCTCTGGCAGCACCGTGATCGACCTGGAAGGCAAAACCCACTACGCACAGAAGCTGGCGGATCTTCCTGCATTGTTCCAGGAAGTGGCTGACGCCTGGGCCGACGCCCTGGAGGCCGGGTCGCAGTTCTCCGATATCCAGCAAGCGATCCGCGACCGTGACGTGCCGCGCCTCAAAGAACTGTGGAACACCCTGGTTCCGCTGTGGGACGACCGCACTTTCTACGACTTCGTCGCCACCTCCGAAGCCTTCGCCAAGCTCTCATTCCATCACCGCGAAGTGTTCGGCCAGGTCGGTTTCGGCACCGGCGGCTGGGACTCGGACTTCCCGAACTCAATGCTGGAAATCTTCCGCGTCGTGATGACCAACTGCGACGATCACCAACATCTGGTCGTCGGTGGCGTTGAACAAGTGCCGCAAGGCATCTGGCGTCATGTGCCGGAACGTTGTGTGCACTGGCCCGAAGGCACCAGCCTCAAGTCGCTGCACAGGGGCGCGCCACGTTCCGGGGTTAAAAAAATCGCTCACGCCCCGGACGGCCGTTTTGCGGTCACCGACAACAACGGCGACACCCGCGAGTACGCGGCGGTACTGACCACCTGCCAGAGCTGGCTGCTGACCACCCAGATCGAATGCGACGAAACCCTGTTCTCGCAAAAGATGTGGATGGCCCTGGACCGCACTCGCTACATGCAATCGTCGAAAACCTTCGTGATGGTCGACCGCCCGTTCTGGAAGGACAAGGACCCGGAAACCGGCCGCGACCTGATGAGCATGACCCTCACCGATCGCCTGACCCGTGGCACTTACCTGTTCGACAACGGCGACGACAAGCCTGGGGTGATTTGCCTGTCGTACTCATGGATGAGCGATGCGCTGAAAATGCTCCCGCACCCGGTGGAAAAGCGCGTGAAACTAGCGCTGGATTCGTTGAAGAAGATCTACCCGAAAGTCGACATCGCCGCGCGGATCATCGGCGACCCGATCACCGTGTCGTGGGAAGCCGACCCGCATTTCCTCGGCGCGTTCAAAGGTGCATTGCCCGGCCACTATCGCTACAACCAGCGCATGTACGCGCATTTCATGCAGGACGAGATGCCGGCTGAACAACGCGGGATTTTCATCGCGGGTGACGACGTTTCGTGGACGCCGGC